TTTGGAGAGAGGCCAACCAAAGGAGTTGATGCCTTACAAATATAGCcaacttttctttgacACCCCTTTAAATGCCTATCGTTTCTATTCCCTATATAGTAAACGTGgggatgatgattttttctcctcATATTTAAGTGACCAAGAGCTCAAATCCATTTTTGGTAAAATCGATAAGCCATTGTTGTGCCTCTATTCTGGAGCAGACGAATTTGTACCAGAGAAAATTGACAAGGAACTACTACTCAAGAGATTTTCCGAGGCCACCCCCAATGGTCTCTGGTCGAAAAATTCCAAGGTAATTTCCGGTGCATTACATAATTTAGGAGACGGGTCACGTGACGGCGCGGTTGCCGAATTGGGCCGCGCGGTTGTGGGATTTTTGACTGAGGAAGTGGGATGCTAAAAAGTTAAGAAGctacaagagaaaaacaagtttGTGGGATGAAGTGGGATGATAATGTGGTAAATGTACACTATTgtaagatttttttttttttcacctcTCCACTTTTCTTGCCAAGTAGCTGCAGCACCTTATCTGGAGACAATTTCCAGAGATTGCAAGTTTTTCCATAATTGCAGTTTTTCCCGTGGAGACCATATTTTATAATTTGTTATTCTAgacaagaggaaaaaataaatactATATACTTCAATTGCAACGTATACACATACATCTTGGTGTAGATCCACTATTAGACAAGTTAATAAAGGAAACCATCAAGTATGTCAGTGCATTCAGACCTACCTCTCGGCCAGGTCATATATACAGCCGTTAAGCCGATTTTCAAGATCTATCTTATTATGGCTGTCGGGTTCTACCTTGCAAGGAAGAACATTTTAACCGTCGATACGTCCAGAAACATCTCTTCGATAGCCCTCAATGTGTTGATTCCGagcatttcttttcagAAAATCGTCActaacatcaacaacacaaTGATCAAGGAAATAGCAACAATTGTCATTGTAGGTTTCTTTATGATGTTCTCACAGGCCTTGATTATCTTTGGTGTTGGTGTAGCAGCTGGATGTCCTCGGAATTGGTGGGGCGGGTTGATTCTCTGTGGACTACTTCCCAATATATCTGATTTGCCAATTGCCTACTTGCAAACAATGGAAACGGCTGGAATTTTCGCAAATGTCGATCTAGGGGTCTCGTTTGTCATGATTTATTTGTGCTTACAGATGATTATACAGTTTCCGGCGGGTTCTTACAGATTGGTGGAATGGGATTTCAAGACTGAGAGGCTAATGCAACAGAAGTCGGATAAGGAGAAGGGTGCCGATGGTGCCAATGATATTGGCGATCTTGAACAGTGTGTAAACATTGATGGTGATAGCGTTAACTACAACATTGGCAATAATGAGAATAACcaaaataatgataatgataatgatgataataatgataatcATAACGTTAATGACGCTGATCAGGGTCACAATACATCTTCACATAGTTCGTTATCTAAGGAACTTCACCAAATACCCGGCTCAAATAACATCCCAAATGTAATTGTGGGAGCTACCGATAGCAGCACGATGTTGTCGAGCATAGATTCAGAATCTTTAAATTCCAACGCTTCACGTTTAACTCCCAGATCTTCCAACTTCCATGAGTTGGCACATCAGGCTTCCATTGTTAGAAAAACTACCCAGAATTCCGGAAATGATCTACGAAGGAACATAAGTCATATCTCAAATATATCCATGcttcaaaatgataaaattgatcaacCCCCAGAAGATTTAAACGATATAGTGAGAGTATATTCGAAATACAACAACTCTGCGGTAGCTCCTGATGTTCCTACACCACAAACTAGCAAGACAATTCAATCAGAACTGAAAAAGAGCATaaatctgaagaaaattgGTAAAAACGaacaaaaatttcagcATAAGTTTATTTCCtctataaagaaaatcgaCTGGAAATCAACTATAAAGGAGACTCTTCACATTATCTTAGACTCTTTGAAAATGCCAGcatcttttgttttgattatATCTATCGTTATATGTATGATTCCATGGGTGCAAGCATTATTTGTGAACTCGCCCCAAGTCAAACTACCACCAGCTCCTGATAAACAACCACCTCTTTCCTTTATTATGGATTTTGCTGGTTACATAGCAAATGCTCAAGTGCCATTTGGTTTATTATTACTAGGGGGTACCATTGGTAGATTGAAAATTGAGACATTcccaaaaaaatattggaaagTTCCCGTATCCATCATGTTCATGAGGCTATTTATATTCCCGGTTATTGGTTGTGCCTTCAACTCAAAAATTCATAAGGACGGGTTATTCTATGGCCAAGATATTCTCTATTTCTTGTCGAACATCAACTTTTGTTTGCCTCCAGCAACTTCATTATTATACCTAACTGCATTTTATACACCTATTGATGGCAAATATCACGTGCAGATGGATCTTCTATCTCTGGTGTATATTTCTCACTACATTTTCTTGGTAGTTTGTTTACCATTCACAGCGACATATACAATGAAAGTTTCTCTTGGTTACTAGGCTAAATCATCGGGGGTTCGTAAAGTCTACCCTTTCTTTAGTATATCTTTATAGAAATTATTAGGtctatttatttttattacCATAGTATAATAATCTCTCAATGAGGAGCGAACATAAACGTATATATAATTATTGGAGCTTGAATGTTTCTTCTCAACGTAACACTTGAACCTGAAGTTGGAGAGTGTTAATTTTCATGCTCGCTTCCTGGGTCTTGTTGTGATGAAACAATACTCTTTAAAGCGCTTGTATATGCCTTCAGATATATGTTTGGGTATGTATCTCTTTCTGGTTTCTTTATAAGAACAGATTTCCGCTTTTTTGAAACTATGGAGGAAATTGCCAAAGATGACTTGAACGGGCCTGCCACATCAACGCCCGAAAAGTTGAATGGCAAGTTCAAACTGGATTTGAGTGAGGTGTCTAAAAATGTGGTAAACTTAACCCCGAAGGGGGATCACAATTCTCCAGGATACCAAGATAAAAAGTACCCAGATCCTGTCATGAATGTTCCAAATCAAGGTGACACTTTTTATTCTGAATCACTAAATAGGTTAAGAATGCTGGATCAAAGCACAAACTATCATATAGACAAAAATGACATTGAAGATCATGATTTAACTCCActtttcaagaaacttCCTTCTAATAAATTTCAGATAAGTTCGTCTACACCAATAAACGAAAAAGTGGTTGGCGATCCGAATtacaaagaaataaagTTTAGTAAAGGAACAAGAAATATCTTTAATTTGAGCCCCGATATAGAAACTATGAAAACAAATGTTAATATAAGTTCAATTAGTAGCTCTAATCCTGTCAAATGTGCATTCAATGTATTcgataaaaaaaatgtttctttttcatctaGAAACTCATCATTTGCTTCGAAGTGTTTGCATAAACCAAGGAAAAGACCtaaaaaatcagaaaattCTAGCTTCTCCGATATGTTCGAAACTCATACCAGTACCCAAGAAAGAAACCACCTTGCTACCAGCTATAGTCAAAGtcaaaaaatcaatacGACGGGAATTAATAGCAGCACATCCCACTCGTTTAATGGTAATAAGATTTCCTTTTATGAATTTGTACAATCCCTTGTGTCTGATCCTGAACGTATTGCAAATTTCACTTTAATTCTACAGGTAACTTTAAATGTGATTCTGGTTCTTAtatttcttggatttggCGCATTCGCATTTATAGCTATAAAACGTGACGTTGACAGGAAAATTTCAATCTATGTCAGTGATGTGcttcatcaaataaattcaTGCCGAAGAGAGTATTTGAGGAATAACTGCGCACCAGAAATGAGAGTTCCTGCGTTAGAATATAAATGCAATCAGTGGGATGCCTGCATGGAACAAGACCCAGAATCAGTGATTACATCAATGGCATATTTTGAGGTTTTGGCTGATTGCATGAATGCGTTTTTCCATAATATTACGTTGAAATCTTTGCTGGGCATCGGGTGTTTAACACTATTTTGCGTTGTTGCACctaatattattttttcgAAATTTAGATCAACAACTATCAATAGTGCTCAATATACACCAGAGAGAATAAATTCTGATGAGATACTTGCCGTGAAACAAGGACCGAATAAACCACCTCTTCATACCCCAATTTCAGAGAGTGATCGAATACATGACGCCGGAAATTCCAATGTTGCGAGCAACCGTAAACAATTGACAGGCACTTCGGTGAGATTTAATCCTAATATTAGTTACAGTTTCTATGATCTTGATAATGACGAAAAGAATCAGAgtgatttgaaaaatgagaTCGTagaaagtgaagaagatgatgacaGCCTCCCAGGGAACCAGAGAATACTGATGGGCGCATAAATTTCTCAACGGTATACtgttttgataaacttATTTATTAGTAAAAGCTATTTATAAAGTTAAATTATACAACAAATGCATCATTAGAAGATCATTATAGCGTGAAATGAACATGAAAGACGGTGATTTATGGCAAACTATTATACTGTGACTTTCTTGCCCATTAACTGTGACAATAATTCCTGACTATTTGATTTGGCATCATTTCCTATATTACTGTGCAATCCCGGTGGTGGTGGAATAGGTGATGCGGAAGCAGAAACTCTAGGATCCAGAATcttttgttgctgttgctgttgctgttgttgcattAATCTTTGTTGAAGGAATGCTTGGGTAGGGTTTACGCCAGAACTAAAGCTAGATGAGTGCTGCAATTGTGCTTGGATTTGTGACGGTGTCAAAGTAGATTTTAGTTGTTCAGGCGATCCAAGGGCTACAGCTTCCGCTTCcgcttgtgcttgtgcttgtgcaGCCTTGATTTTAGATGCATTTGCAGCTTGGAGATATGCCCTGTAATTGTAGTTCCTAGTAAATGGTGAAAATAGTAACGATTCGGTCAAAACAGAAAGGCGAGATTTATCTTCCTCATTCATCAAAcctaattttttttcatttggtaaCGCTCCCAAATCCAAGCAATGGAATAGCCTGATGTTGgatgagattgaaaattcaggtgttttgaatttatcgTCTATAGAGTATGTGAAATTACTCTCATCCATGTGTTTAAGCGAATCTGACACTCCCTTGAAAGAAATTGCAGATATATCCAAGACAACTGGGCTTTGAtgatctttttctttcttttctttctttttgggGTGTACTTGATTGTTCGTTGCCTCATCCTGGTTGGAGGCATCTTGTTGATCCTGTTGCTGTTTCTGTAGCTGCTGTGATTTTTGAAGTAACTGCtgcaattgaaattgttgctGCTTTTGCAATTGGTTAACCTGCTGCTGTAAGTCTGTTTGCGAACtggttttattttgatagAGTGCGTCGTTTAGTGAAGGAAATGCGGATGCAGAAAGAGACGCAGTTATCGGATCAGATGATGGAAGAGAACCACCTTGTGGCTTGACTTTTGCCCAAGAAACAGTAGGAGGTAACGCAGGGCCTTCATTTTCACTTGGCAAGGGCTTGGATGTGAACATATTCCCAGATTGTAAATTGATATTAGAATTATTCGAGTTCAGTTGAGAGAGCTGAGGACGAGGTGAATTTTGAGGGGAAAAATCATAGtcctcaattttctctttgctGCTTGCTTTAGAAGTTAAATCATGTCTAGAATAAGAGTCAGCTTCTTCACCAGGTTCATGTAAAAACATACAATTTGGATTAGGACATGGTTGACCTCTAAGATAAGAGGAGCAGTACTTAGTTGTACCATATGCTGCCTTTAAAACTTTACCATCGCTGATGGATCCATCGACAGCTGCAATACATCTAGTCGCATCTTCTTTCCTCGCAAAAGTAACATAAACACCATAGCCCGGATTAGAGGAAGACTGGTGGAATGAGCTCACCTGGTTAggatttcttttgttgatcACAATCTTATTAATTTTACCATACTGACCAAAGTATTTCTCTGATTTAAGCAGGGGAATTAGGTCATCGTAAGAACAGGGTGGATTGAGACCCACAACATACACTAAATTCTTTTGTATTACCCTCATACCAGCTAGGTGATGTCGTTTCGCTTGTTCTGCATCCTTTCTCTCCTTTTCAAGTAgtttcttctctctttttttcttttcaattttagcCTTCTGAAGTTTCCATTCTTCTGCTGTGATATTTCTGTATTCAATGTTTTTATCTTCATAGAGTCTACGGCATGCCGGACATTTTCCATTCAATTCTGGGTTAGTTCTAATGTTATTATAGCAGAACTGACAGATTTGATAACCACATGGACATGGTTTGAAGTTTTTATCTGTGATATCCATATCCTCACAACATAGTGGACAaatatcatcttcgtcTTCTGAGAAAAGGTAATCACTGTTGTTATCGTAAGACATGGCTTATTCTATTTTAGGTTTAGCTCTATTCTGAATGCCTTAATGGGTCAACTCGTGtgaaattttctcttgtgGCAAAACTACTTAATCCAGCTTCGTTACGTCGATGTCAATGTTTTTCCTCGTTTTTGTAACATTTTTCGCTCTTTTGTTCAACTCTCACACGAAATGCATATGCGCCACTATCGAGAAATGGCGTATCCTGACGTGGCgcattgaagaaaaaattggtaTCACAAatggtttgaaaaatgttgCTGATACAAAGCAAGAACAAACGTAGAGCTAAACTTTACTAAGCTATACAGTCTCTGGAAATACCATAACCACAATGGACTCTACTGAAAGCTTAATAGGTATGCGAAGGTTGCTTGAAAATCTGCTCAGTCCCGATAACAGTGTCCGGATTCAATCAGAATTAGAGTTTAAACATTTTATGGAATCTGATGCAAATTCTCTTTCCTATTTGTTGATTCAAACTGCCTTGGATGATTCTCTAGCATTGGCAACGAGACAGTCTGCCTTGCTACaaattaaaagaattgTTCCATTGGTGTGGTCTCCAGCATTTGACAAATTTGTTGGGCCTACGCCAATCAACCAGAAGATTAAGGGGATCTTAAGAAActccttgttgaaattggtTGCTGACCCTGACTCCAAGATCAGATCGAGTGCATCCTACGCAATAGTTCAGATAGCCGCAGTTGACTATCCAGATGAATGGCCTGAATTATTGGGCCACCTGTATGATTCTACCACCAACCCGGATTCGTCCATGTTCAACATTATTGGTTCACTATCAGTTTTGCAGGAGAtctttgatgatgttgtAACCGACcaacaattctttgaaggtGGAGTTGCAATCCAAGTTTTAAAAACTTGTGAAACCCTGCTTCAGAATAAATTCAATAGTGCCGAAGTTAAAGTGGAAACTTTACGTTTGTTGAAGTCATTATGCCAGTCTTTTGACAATGCagattttgatatcaacGGCAGAGAACAGTTCTGCAATTCTGTAATACctcaaatttatcaattagTTATATCTACTTCGAAAAACGTATCTGCAGAACCTTTTGTTAACAGTTTGACAGCATGGGAGCTAAAATATGAAACATATTACATTTTAGACTATTTTATGAACAGTTTCTCAAACTTATTAGAGTCATTTGCGTCCGCTTCATTTAACCTACTACTTCAAGATTTTTCTGTACAAAGTGAAGTTTACCAACAACTATTAATGTCCGAT
The Pichia kudriavzevii chromosome 2, complete sequence DNA segment above includes these coding regions:
- a CDS encoding uncharacterized protein (PKUD0B00790; Pfam Domains: Mem_trans(2.5e-33)) — its product is MSVHSDLPLGQVIYTAVKPIFKIYLIMAVGFYLARKNILTVDTSRNISSIALNVLIPSISFQKIVTNINNTMIKEIATIVIVGFFMMFSQALIIFGVGVAAGCPRNWWGGLILCGLLPNISDLPIAYLQTMETAGIFANVDLGVSFVMIYLCLQMIIQFPAGSYRLVEWDFKTERLMQQKSDKEKGADGANDIGDLEQCVNIDGDSVNYNIGNNENNQNNDNDNDDNNDNHNVNDADQGHNTSSHSSLSKELHQIPGSNNIPNVIVGATDSSTMLSSIDSESLNSNASRLTPRSSNFHELAHQASIVRKTTQNSGNDLRRNISHISNISMLQNDKIDQPPEDLNDIVRVYSKYNNSAVAPDVPTPQTSKTIQSELKKSINLKKIGKNEQKFQHKFISSIKKIDWKSTIKETLHIILDSLKMPASFVLIISIVICMIPWVQALFVNSPQVKLPPAPDKQPPLSFIMDFAGYIANAQVPFGLLLLGGTIGRLKIETFPKKYWKVPVSIMFMRLFIFPVIGCAFNSKIHKDGLFYGQDILYFLSNINFCLPPATSLLYLTAFYTPIDGKYHVQMDLLSLVYISHYIFLVVCLPFTATYTMKVSLGY
- a CDS encoding uncharacterized protein (PKUD0B00800; similar to Saccharomyces cerevisiae YGL247W (BRR6); ancestral locus Anc_3.571), whose product is MFGYVSLSGFFIRTDFRFFETMEEIAKDDLNGPATSTPEKLNGKFKLDLSEVSKNVVNLTPKGDHNSPGYQDKKYPDPVMNVPNQGDTFYSESLNRLRMLDQSTNYHIDKNDIEDHDLTPLFKKLPSNKFQISSSTPINEKVVGDPNYKEIKFSKGTRNIFNLSPDIETMKTNVNISSISSSNPVKCAFNVFDKKNVSFSSRNSSFASKCLHKPRKRPKKSENSSFSDMFETHTSTQERNHLATSYSQSQKINTTGINSSTSHSFNGNKISFYEFVQSLVSDPERIANFTLILQVTLNVILVLIFLGFGAFAFIAIKRDVDRKISIYVSDVLHQINSCRREYLRNNCAPEMRVPALEYKCNQWDACMEQDPESVITSMAYFEVLADCMNAFFHNITLKSLLGIGCLTLFCVVAPNIIFSKFRSTTINSAQYTPERINSDEILAVKQGPNKPPLHTPISESDRIHDAGNSNVASNRKQLTGTSVRFNPNISYSFYDLDNDEKNQSDLKNEIVESEEDDDSLPGNQRILMGA
- a CDS encoding uncharacterized protein (PKUD0B00810; similar to Saccharomyces cerevisiae YER068W (MOT2); ancestral locus Anc_7.249); protein product: MSYDNNSDYLFSEDEDDICPLCCEDMDITDKNFKPCPCGYQICQFCYNNIRTNPELNGKCPACRRLYEDKNIEYRNITAEEWKLQKAKIEKKKREKKLLEKERKDAEQAKRHHLAGMRVIQKNLVYVVGLNPPCSYDDLIPLLKSEKYFGQYGKINKIVINKRNPNQVSSFHQSSSNPGYGVYVTFARKEDATRCIAAVDGSISDGKVLKAAYGTTKYCSSYLRGQPCPNPNCMFLHEPGEEADSYSRHDLTSKASSKEKIEDYDFSPQNSPRPQLSQLNSNNSNINLQSGNMFTSKPLPSENEGPALPPTVSWAKVKPQGGSLPSSDPITASLSASAFPSLNDALYQNKTSSQTDLQQQVNQLQKQQQFQLQQLLQKSQQLQKQQQDQQDASNQDEATNNQVHPKKKEKKEKDHQSPVVLDISAISFKGVSDSLKHMDESNFTYSIDDKFKTPEFSISSNIRLFHCLDLGALPNEKKLGLMNEEDKSRLSVLTESLLFSPFTRNYNYRAYLQAANASKIKAAQAQAQAEAEAVALGSPEQLKSTLTPSQIQAQLQHSSSFSSGVNPTQAFLQQRLMQQQQQQQQQKILDPRVSASASPIPPPPGLHSNIGNDAKSNSQELLSQLMGKKVTV